Proteins from a single region of Catenulispora acidiphila DSM 44928:
- a CDS encoding DEAD/DEAH box helicase, producing MAKGEADAAIVRFWWAVEMFSPPKIEDEPSWDNKVFRLSPGEVPPWHPMHPLARLKLERDKVWQHTVFGGIFALERLRDVVVAVFGNDAKYRDARLDGSTAVFSLTLTQSGHLIEDSQVLSSCAWATGRVLARRPWRGSWLDKTAWATARAEFEELTRHLGEPPVPGMPGGSGAGRGDDGGLGGRLRGAAADAAEAGVNAVAAPLATSVAGPLLGGAVGKAAGTFAKKMVEPDAPNGGGDGGDRENQSAGGSSDGRRPVHPRELFALFEEQVSQLRIGKALDPAEIWVASKRVHVRSADTADSDFLNSFLFDDLERVQDALLAKDGGKVLGEFLRPTAHIDMRSRVDVRTSSGHVLAEVAPKHTPVGRWVGGADRPLALSQQFAVNQILSATRAGSIPVYAVNGPPGTGKTTMLRDVIAALVVERAIRLSKLKRPADAFGGPASSWSTEVGTRKVRPLIPELTGFEMVVACTSNGAAKNITHEFPGPEGIDASWREAAREIDYFATAASIALEIEDAEPDRRAWAAVAGALGKMELRRNFSERLWWGVTAKEEAAAKRDAADGYKRRPDRSGAGLADLLTEQTRNGTPIDWPAAVKRFTNALVKVEALEAARQAAADAAEIVAKSAAQTTALEQTLAEADTAVALAAEKADTAATLLRRGEEVLAQGQVARAEHARRQPNLWTSLSTRGKAGREWYQKDQQLATLQERTSALYEQTRQEALATSEHLERTRRRRTEIADRLAATESRAYEAKRIWDQALANWKDHVPSPAVFADDALREKSAPWNDRDIADARTRLFLEALLLHKQFLLATSETMRRNLQAAFDIIGGSAPSDVKGETAKAAWQSLFLAVPVVSTTFASTGRLFSHLGREDLGWLFIDEAGQATPAGAVGAMWRAQHAVIVGDPRQLEPVITVPHSLQQALREHFDVGEEWLPGQVSVQTLADRLAPYGTYLDVDDQDGQGDQVWVGAPLRVHRRCDAPMFDISNDIAYGGTLMVNGKKPIEPDEDPYRDLRASSWIHVAGPSNGDSPWIPAEGRAVRALIAELRRNGVRRDRIRVISPFRKVVRGVAELSLGLPREAVGTIHTMQGKEADIVILVLGSSNGGQRVWAAEKPNLLNVAVSRAKRRLYVVGNRDLWKQQQYFNQLATRLPVVRSEADG from the coding sequence GTGGCAAAGGGCGAGGCGGACGCTGCGATCGTACGGTTCTGGTGGGCCGTGGAGATGTTCAGTCCACCGAAGATCGAAGACGAGCCGTCATGGGACAACAAGGTCTTTCGGCTCTCGCCGGGTGAAGTCCCCCCTTGGCACCCCATGCATCCCTTGGCCAGACTGAAACTCGAGCGAGACAAAGTGTGGCAGCACACTGTTTTCGGCGGGATCTTCGCGCTCGAACGGCTTCGCGATGTGGTCGTAGCGGTCTTCGGCAACGATGCAAAGTACCGGGATGCGCGACTGGACGGCTCGACAGCGGTGTTCTCGCTGACTCTCACCCAGTCTGGTCATCTCATAGAAGACTCGCAGGTTCTGTCATCCTGCGCCTGGGCGACCGGGCGCGTGCTGGCCCGGCGACCGTGGCGCGGCAGCTGGCTCGACAAGACCGCATGGGCTACGGCGCGTGCCGAGTTCGAAGAGCTGACGCGGCACCTCGGCGAGCCACCAGTTCCCGGTATGCCGGGTGGCTCGGGAGCGGGTCGTGGCGATGACGGCGGCTTGGGCGGCCGGCTCCGCGGCGCCGCAGCGGACGCGGCGGAAGCCGGGGTCAACGCCGTAGCGGCGCCGCTCGCCACTTCAGTTGCCGGACCGCTGTTAGGCGGCGCGGTCGGCAAAGCCGCGGGTACCTTCGCGAAGAAGATGGTCGAGCCGGACGCGCCGAACGGTGGCGGCGATGGTGGTGACCGTGAGAACCAGTCTGCCGGTGGGAGCTCCGACGGGCGTCGCCCCGTGCATCCGCGAGAGTTGTTCGCGCTGTTCGAAGAACAAGTCAGCCAGCTCCGAATCGGTAAGGCCCTCGATCCGGCGGAAATCTGGGTAGCGTCCAAGCGGGTACATGTGAGGTCGGCGGACACCGCCGACAGCGACTTTCTCAACAGTTTTCTGTTCGACGATCTCGAGCGCGTCCAAGATGCCCTGCTCGCCAAGGACGGCGGCAAGGTTCTAGGCGAGTTCCTGCGCCCCACGGCACACATAGATATGCGATCGCGTGTCGACGTCCGCACGAGCAGTGGCCACGTCTTGGCAGAAGTGGCGCCGAAGCACACGCCGGTCGGCCGGTGGGTCGGCGGGGCGGACCGTCCTCTGGCACTGAGCCAACAGTTCGCCGTGAACCAGATCCTCAGCGCGACGAGAGCCGGCTCCATTCCTGTGTACGCGGTCAACGGACCCCCAGGCACAGGCAAGACGACCATGTTGCGCGATGTGATCGCTGCCCTCGTGGTCGAGCGCGCCATCCGTCTGTCCAAGCTCAAACGGCCCGCAGACGCATTCGGCGGCCCGGCGAGTTCCTGGAGCACGGAAGTCGGCACCCGCAAAGTACGGCCACTGATTCCAGAACTGACCGGTTTCGAGATGGTCGTCGCTTGCACAAGCAACGGCGCGGCGAAGAACATCACCCACGAGTTCCCGGGCCCTGAGGGCATCGACGCGTCTTGGCGGGAGGCAGCACGCGAGATCGACTACTTCGCCACCGCCGCCTCGATCGCCCTGGAGATCGAGGACGCCGAACCTGACCGGCGGGCCTGGGCTGCAGTCGCCGGCGCGTTGGGCAAGATGGAGCTCCGACGGAACTTCAGCGAACGCCTTTGGTGGGGCGTGACCGCTAAGGAAGAAGCTGCGGCGAAGCGAGACGCAGCGGATGGCTACAAGCGTCGGCCGGACCGCTCCGGAGCAGGCCTCGCCGACCTGCTCACCGAACAGACCCGGAACGGCACGCCTATCGACTGGCCAGCTGCCGTCAAGAGATTCACGAACGCACTGGTCAAAGTCGAAGCGCTAGAGGCGGCACGACAGGCTGCGGCGGACGCCGCCGAGATCGTCGCGAAGTCCGCAGCGCAGACGACAGCTCTGGAACAGACGCTTGCTGAGGCCGACACCGCTGTCGCACTGGCCGCTGAGAAAGCCGATACCGCAGCGACCTTGCTACGCCGCGGTGAGGAGGTTCTCGCCCAGGGACAGGTCGCACGGGCCGAACACGCACGCCGCCAGCCGAATCTGTGGACGTCGCTGTCGACGCGCGGCAAAGCCGGGCGGGAGTGGTACCAGAAAGATCAGCAACTGGCCACACTTCAGGAGCGAACGTCCGCGTTGTACGAGCAGACGCGTCAGGAGGCTCTGGCGACATCTGAACACCTCGAGAGAACCCGCCGCCGCCGCACGGAGATCGCCGACCGGTTGGCAGCGACCGAGAGTCGCGCCTATGAGGCGAAGCGGATCTGGGACCAAGCGCTCGCAAACTGGAAGGACCACGTCCCTTCGCCCGCAGTGTTCGCGGACGATGCGCTCCGCGAGAAGTCAGCACCCTGGAATGACCGAGACATCGCCGACGCCAGGACTCGCCTGTTTCTGGAGGCGCTGCTCCTGCACAAACAGTTCTTGCTCGCGACCTCCGAGACCATGCGGCGCAATCTACAGGCCGCCTTCGACATCATCGGCGGCAGCGCACCATCTGACGTTAAAGGCGAAACAGCGAAAGCGGCGTGGCAATCGCTGTTCTTGGCAGTACCCGTAGTGTCTACGACCTTCGCCTCGACCGGCCGCTTGTTCTCGCATCTCGGCCGTGAAGACCTGGGTTGGCTGTTCATCGACGAGGCGGGGCAGGCCACTCCAGCCGGCGCGGTCGGCGCCATGTGGCGGGCCCAGCACGCGGTGATCGTTGGCGACCCTCGGCAACTCGAACCGGTCATCACCGTTCCGCACAGCCTTCAGCAGGCACTGCGCGAGCACTTCGACGTGGGAGAGGAATGGCTGCCAGGCCAGGTCTCGGTCCAGACTCTCGCGGATCGCCTCGCGCCCTACGGTACGTACCTAGACGTCGATGACCAGGACGGACAGGGCGACCAGGTCTGGGTCGGGGCACCACTGCGTGTCCACCGCCGCTGCGACGCGCCGATGTTCGACATCAGCAACGACATCGCCTACGGCGGCACGCTCATGGTCAACGGCAAGAAGCCGATCGAGCCCGATGAGGACCCCTACCGGGACCTGCGCGCGAGCAGCTGGATCCATGTCGCTGGCCCATCGAACGGGGACAGCCCGTGGATCCCCGCGGAGGGCCGCGCTGTGCGGGCACTCATCGCGGAGCTGCGCCGAAACGGCGTCCGGCGCGACCGTATCCGAGTCATCAGCCCATTCCGCAAGGTCGTACGCGGCGTAGCGGAACTGTCGCTAGGACTTCCCAGGGAAGCGGTCGGAACGATCCACACCATGCAAGGCAAGGAAGCCGACATCGTCATCCTCGTCCTAGGCAGCAGCAACGGCGGCCAACGGGTCTGGGCCGCCGAAAAGCCGAATCTGCTGAACGTCGCAGTTTCTCGCGCAAAGCGTCGGCTGTACGTCGTCGGGAACCGTGACCTCTGGAAGCAGCAGCAGTACTTCAATCAGCTCGCGACCCGGCTTCCGGTGGTCCGCAGCGAGGCCGACGGATGA
- a CDS encoding McrC family protein, producing MTRLDLVELGPPTTHLLSVAEGRALAASGLVDTSPDPWLPEHWQVRAKAKVGVARVAVPSGEPVELRIAPKVPIRRLFFLLGYPQNPKGWREENVEVTEHAELLPALAYAFERQSDRALRQGLLQGYRHTEESALVVRGRILESEQIRRRFGRQIPIEVAFDEFTTDIPENQLLAAATERLLRLPGVAKDVRHRLLRLRARLADVTPLVRGHQLPKWNPSRLNVRYQPALYLAGIVLHGASVEHLEGTVTIEGFIFNTAALFEDFVTAALTTALAPFGGHAKVQATHYLDAADAVRLKPDLVWYTDSSVPLGVADAKYKAEKPAGYPDADLYQLLAYCTVLGLDTGHLVYAKGNEPRAEHTVRNAGVRIVQHALDLDQPPQRLLADVARIAAEMAGAATHASSTA from the coding sequence ATGACCCGTCTGGACCTCGTCGAGCTCGGGCCGCCGACCACCCACCTCCTATCGGTGGCCGAGGGCCGCGCGCTCGCGGCTTCGGGGCTCGTCGACACCTCGCCGGACCCGTGGCTGCCAGAGCATTGGCAGGTTCGTGCGAAGGCCAAGGTGGGCGTGGCCCGCGTAGCGGTCCCGAGTGGTGAACCAGTGGAGCTGCGGATCGCGCCGAAGGTGCCGATCCGCAGGCTGTTCTTCCTACTCGGCTACCCGCAGAACCCCAAGGGCTGGCGCGAGGAGAACGTCGAAGTCACCGAGCATGCGGAGCTGCTGCCCGCCCTCGCCTACGCCTTCGAGCGCCAATCCGACCGGGCGCTGCGCCAAGGCCTTCTCCAGGGCTACCGACACACCGAAGAGTCAGCACTCGTGGTCCGTGGCCGCATCCTGGAGTCCGAGCAGATCCGCCGCCGCTTCGGCCGGCAAATCCCGATCGAGGTCGCGTTCGACGAGTTCACCACGGACATTCCCGAGAACCAGCTTCTCGCCGCGGCGACCGAGCGGTTGCTGCGGCTGCCGGGCGTGGCCAAGGACGTCCGGCATCGTCTGCTACGGCTTCGCGCCCGGCTCGCCGATGTCACCCCGCTGGTCCGCGGCCACCAGCTCCCGAAGTGGAATCCCTCGCGGCTGAACGTCCGCTATCAACCGGCGCTGTACCTGGCAGGGATCGTGCTGCACGGCGCGTCAGTGGAGCACCTGGAAGGCACGGTGACGATCGAGGGCTTCATCTTCAACACGGCGGCACTGTTCGAGGACTTCGTCACCGCCGCCCTGACCACGGCCCTCGCCCCCTTCGGCGGCCACGCCAAGGTGCAGGCCACGCACTATCTCGACGCCGCCGACGCCGTCCGTCTCAAGCCGGACCTGGTCTGGTACACGGACTCGAGCGTGCCGCTGGGAGTCGCCGACGCCAAATACAAGGCCGAGAAGCCTGCCGGCTACCCCGACGCCGACCTTTACCAGCTCCTGGCCTACTGCACCGTCCTCGGCCTGGACACCGGACATCTCGTCTATGCGAAAGGCAACGAGCCGCGCGCCGAGCACACTGTCCGAAACGCCGGTGTCCGGATCGTCCAACACGCGCTCGACCTCGACCAGCCTCCGCAGCGGCTACTCGCCGACGTGGCGCGCATCGCCGCTGAGATGGCAGGGGCCGCCACACACGCGTCATCCACAGCCTGA
- a CDS encoding DUF4357 domain-containing protein, with the protein MTEYPRFFLRLPNNGPIASGRLLDERGMNGSKKFVIDAGAPVRSDVVDSVKSGKYAVIAYRHRNEAIADGGLVESTQWPGYLETTRAIECVSPSEAVEFLKGRSSNGWIEWRTEDGKRLGDFMDVSWQGSKRSAWLVRGSNVNGQNLVDRLWLSDGLVTLSASRLPQGVVAGGFPSKETIRTFVEEGYDASATYNQKLDLADGIHAFLARMKPGHTVVTISGGQVWTGKITGEAVQVESEDGRSNLRRAADWAELSFDYDDLPDEVQARLSDQHDVVDLTSAIDIIDALSGGAEAGADVPGPALAEEVPKAVVSPLRELELPHFDSDYADRLHVDLPWLAEVRQLLEDEKQIVFYGPPGTGKTFLAQEIAEKLAGGPENVELVQFHPSYAYEDFFEGFRPREDEKSGDVAFRLTAGPLRDIAERASREGNRHVPYFLIIDELNRANLAKVFGELYFLLEYRKRSVRLTYSNEAFFLPQNLFIIGTMNTADRSIALVDAAMRRRFSFVELSPDAAPVKELLHRWLAAEGRAPEPAMLLNELNCRIEDKDFRIGPSYLMKKGVYRDGGLERVWRTKILPLLEEHHYGEGIDVEKRYGLAALRRAIVRHEQAENTPTAADAAEIGPADE; encoded by the coding sequence GTGACCGAGTACCCGCGGTTCTTCCTCCGCCTCCCGAACAACGGGCCGATCGCCAGCGGCCGGTTGCTCGATGAGCGCGGTATGAACGGCAGCAAGAAGTTCGTCATCGACGCCGGGGCGCCGGTCCGTAGCGACGTCGTCGACAGCGTCAAGTCTGGGAAGTACGCAGTTATCGCTTACCGTCACCGCAACGAAGCGATCGCGGACGGCGGCCTCGTCGAGTCCACGCAGTGGCCCGGCTATTTGGAGACCACGCGAGCTATCGAATGTGTGTCGCCGTCGGAGGCGGTCGAGTTCCTTAAAGGCAGGTCATCGAACGGCTGGATCGAATGGCGAACCGAGGACGGCAAGCGGCTTGGCGACTTCATGGACGTCTCCTGGCAGGGATCGAAGCGCTCCGCCTGGCTCGTACGGGGATCGAATGTCAACGGCCAGAACCTGGTGGACCGCCTGTGGCTGTCGGATGGTCTCGTCACCTTGTCCGCATCACGGCTCCCGCAAGGCGTGGTGGCAGGTGGGTTCCCGTCGAAGGAGACCATCCGTACGTTCGTCGAGGAAGGCTACGACGCGTCGGCCACCTACAACCAAAAGCTTGACCTCGCCGACGGCATCCACGCGTTCCTTGCGAGAATGAAGCCCGGCCATACGGTCGTCACCATCTCAGGCGGCCAGGTGTGGACCGGGAAGATCACCGGCGAGGCGGTTCAGGTCGAGTCCGAGGACGGCCGCTCGAACCTGCGGCGTGCGGCCGACTGGGCCGAGCTTTCCTTCGACTACGACGATCTCCCCGACGAAGTCCAAGCACGCCTTTCCGATCAGCACGACGTCGTCGACCTCACGAGCGCCATCGACATCATCGACGCGCTGTCCGGGGGTGCTGAAGCCGGGGCCGACGTTCCGGGCCCCGCGCTGGCCGAAGAAGTCCCCAAGGCCGTTGTCTCGCCGTTGCGCGAGCTGGAGCTTCCACATTTCGACAGCGACTACGCCGACCGTCTGCACGTCGATCTGCCCTGGCTCGCCGAGGTCCGGCAACTCCTCGAAGATGAGAAGCAGATCGTCTTTTACGGCCCGCCCGGAACCGGCAAGACCTTCCTCGCACAGGAGATCGCTGAGAAGCTGGCCGGCGGTCCGGAGAACGTGGAACTGGTCCAGTTCCACCCCTCCTATGCCTATGAGGACTTCTTCGAGGGCTTCCGCCCGCGTGAAGATGAGAAATCCGGTGACGTGGCGTTCCGTCTTACCGCCGGCCCACTACGTGACATCGCCGAGCGCGCCTCGCGCGAGGGTAATCGTCACGTCCCGTACTTCCTTATCATCGACGAGTTGAACCGGGCGAATCTGGCGAAGGTGTTCGGCGAGCTGTACTTCCTGCTGGAGTACCGCAAGCGTTCGGTGCGCTTGACGTACTCCAACGAAGCTTTCTTTCTCCCGCAGAACCTGTTCATCATCGGCACGATGAACACCGCCGACCGCTCCATTGCCCTCGTGGACGCCGCGATGCGCCGCCGGTTCTCCTTTGTCGAGCTGTCGCCTGACGCCGCGCCGGTCAAGGAACTGCTGCACCGCTGGCTCGCGGCCGAAGGTAGGGCTCCCGAGCCCGCCATGCTGTTGAACGAGCTCAACTGCCGTATCGAGGACAAGGACTTCCGCATCGGACCCTCCTACCTGATGAAGAAAGGCGTCTACCGCGACGGCGGGCTGGAGCGCGTGTGGCGTACCAAGATCCTGCCCCTGTTGGAGGAGCACCACTACGGCGAAGGCATCGACGTCGAGAAGCGCTATGGCCTGGCCGCGCTGCGCCGAGCGATTGTCCGGCATGAGCAAGCCGAGAACACGCCAACCGCCGCCGACGCCGCCGAAATCGGGCCGGCGGACGAATGA
- a CDS encoding response regulator produces MTVRVLLVDDQPLMLVGLGILIGDTDDLEVVAQAANGREAVRLVRELHPDVVVMDIRMPGMDGIEATRQATAEPDPPKILVLTTFDDDEYVYGALRAGASGFLLKSMALDAILDAIRVVAAGDALIAPSVTRRLIADFTATPTTPKPHPEPLEHPHQIAQITDREREVLALVGQGLSNAEIAERLIISAATAKTHVARLFAKLEARDRVHLAIIAFESGLVPRRR; encoded by the coding sequence ATGACCGTGCGAGTACTCCTCGTCGACGACCAACCCCTGATGCTCGTCGGACTCGGCATCCTGATCGGCGACACCGACGACCTCGAGGTGGTAGCCCAGGCCGCCAACGGCCGCGAGGCAGTACGCCTGGTCCGCGAACTACACCCGGACGTCGTAGTGATGGACATCCGAATGCCAGGCATGGACGGCATCGAGGCCACCCGCCAGGCAACCGCCGAGCCCGACCCACCCAAGATCCTGGTCCTGACAACCTTCGACGACGACGAATACGTCTACGGCGCCCTCCGCGCCGGAGCCAGCGGCTTCCTCCTCAAGAGCATGGCCCTGGACGCAATCCTCGACGCAATCCGCGTAGTCGCAGCCGGCGACGCACTGATCGCCCCCAGCGTGACCCGCCGCCTGATCGCGGACTTCACCGCAACCCCCACCACCCCCAAACCACACCCCGAACCCCTCGAGCACCCGCACCAGATCGCGCAAATCACCGACCGAGAGCGCGAAGTCCTGGCACTGGTCGGCCAGGGACTATCGAACGCCGAGATAGCCGAACGCCTAATCATCAGCGCAGCAACCGCGAAGACCCACGTAGCGCGCCTGTTCGCCAAGCTCGAAGCCCGGGACCGCGTCCACCTGGCCATCATCGCCTTCGAATCCGGACTCGTGCCGCGTAGACGCTAG
- a CDS encoding sensor histidine kinase — MEELLQRLSTSKRVTWLMSQAVALSAACLYALMLPLTMPSPKYGLLRFPDLEPVQMMALCVVLALPVLLVRRLPATVFAVILGESILGDAFGARPLIMFVLLVGVGGYLAAQRPKAAAVGSVAGVAAAFVNDIHIRGQNIGDQAQWTGWLAMWFALAWVFGGVYRKRREYLEALHEQTAARVVMSERLRIARELHDSVAHSIGIITVLSGAAARVVDTKPEQTRQALTGIETTSRETLLELQRMLGALRRAEPDDAMPQAAPLAPAGSLADVPQLAERTAGAGVRVHVTWQGEQRPLPPEIELSAFRIIQESVTNVVRHSGARTCQVAVGYEPTGVRIEVVDDGDDGLSGPARPKFALGAGGNGFGLLGMRERVTLLSGQFSADRRPEGGFRVTARLPA, encoded by the coding sequence ATGGAAGAGCTTCTCCAGCGCCTGTCGACATCGAAGCGCGTGACCTGGCTGATGTCGCAGGCAGTGGCGCTGTCCGCCGCCTGCCTCTACGCGCTGATGCTCCCCTTGACGATGCCGTCCCCCAAGTACGGCCTGCTCCGATTCCCCGACCTCGAGCCGGTCCAGATGATGGCTCTGTGCGTCGTACTCGCCCTCCCGGTCCTGCTGGTGCGCCGTCTGCCGGCGACTGTCTTCGCGGTGATCCTGGGCGAATCGATCCTCGGCGACGCGTTCGGCGCGCGGCCCTTGATCATGTTCGTCCTGCTCGTCGGCGTGGGCGGGTACCTCGCCGCCCAGCGGCCGAAGGCTGCCGCCGTCGGCTCCGTCGCGGGCGTCGCGGCGGCGTTCGTCAACGACATCCACATCCGCGGGCAGAACATCGGCGACCAGGCCCAGTGGACCGGGTGGCTCGCGATGTGGTTCGCCCTCGCGTGGGTCTTCGGCGGGGTGTACCGCAAACGCCGCGAATATCTCGAAGCCCTGCACGAGCAGACCGCGGCGCGCGTCGTCATGTCCGAGCGGCTCAGGATCGCCCGCGAACTGCACGACAGCGTCGCGCACAGTATCGGCATCATCACGGTGCTGTCGGGAGCGGCGGCACGGGTCGTGGACACCAAGCCCGAGCAGACGCGGCAGGCCCTGACCGGCATCGAGACCACCAGCCGGGAGACGCTGCTGGAGTTGCAGCGCATGCTCGGGGCACTCCGCCGCGCCGAGCCGGACGACGCCATGCCGCAGGCCGCTCCGCTGGCGCCGGCCGGCAGCCTGGCCGACGTCCCGCAGCTCGCCGAACGCACAGCCGGCGCCGGGGTGCGAGTCCATGTGACCTGGCAAGGCGAGCAACGTCCACTGCCACCGGAGATCGAGCTGTCGGCCTTCCGCATCATCCAGGAGTCGGTGACGAACGTGGTGCGGCATTCCGGCGCGCGAACCTGCCAAGTCGCGGTCGGCTACGAGCCGACAGGCGTGCGGATCGAGGTCGTGGACGACGGAGACGACGGTCTGTCCGGACCGGCCCGCCCGAAGTTCGCCCTGGGCGCCGGCGGCAACGGCTTCGGCCTCCTCGGCATGCGCGAACGGGTGACCCTGCTCTCCGGCCAGTTCAGCGCCGACCGCCGCCCCGAGGGCGGATTCCGAGTGACAGCCAGGCTCCCAGCATGA
- a CDS encoding ABC transporter ATP-binding protein, giving the protein MTNAPMIDLRGTTKKYDDGPPALAGVTLSVAAGECVAILGHSGSGKSTLLNLIAGLDKPSSGTVTVDGTRVDQLGEAGSAKYRRASIGMIFQFFNLLDDLTVLDNVLIPAQLAGMSKGEARRRAVELLGTLGIDRHAKAYPQRLSGGERQRVAVARALMNSPALLLADEPTGALDSSSAEDVRRLLLDLNADGQTILLVTHDVQLAATTAHRIIELVDGAVARDVVTSGRDAAVAVRTTLTRPAGEVR; this is encoded by the coding sequence ATGACGAATGCACCGATGATCGATCTTCGCGGCACGACGAAGAAATACGACGACGGCCCGCCCGCACTGGCCGGCGTCACCTTGTCCGTGGCGGCTGGTGAGTGCGTGGCGATCCTCGGCCATTCCGGCAGCGGCAAATCCACGCTGCTGAACCTGATCGCGGGCCTGGACAAGCCCTCCAGCGGCACCGTGACCGTCGACGGCACCCGCGTGGACCAGCTGGGCGAGGCCGGTTCGGCGAAGTACCGCCGGGCCTCGATCGGGATGATCTTCCAGTTCTTCAACCTGCTGGACGACCTGACCGTGCTGGACAACGTGCTCATCCCGGCGCAACTGGCCGGGATGAGCAAGGGCGAGGCGAGGCGGCGGGCCGTCGAACTGCTCGGCACGCTGGGCATCGACCGGCACGCCAAGGCCTACCCGCAGCGGCTCTCCGGCGGCGAGCGCCAGCGCGTCGCAGTAGCCAGAGCCCTGATGAACTCCCCCGCGCTGCTGCTCGCCGACGAGCCCACCGGCGCGCTGGACTCGAGCTCGGCCGAGGACGTGCGCCGACTGCTGCTGGATCTGAACGCCGACGGCCAGACCATCTTGCTGGTCACCCACGACGTGCAGCTGGCCGCCACCACCGCGCACCGCATCATCGAGTTGGTGGACGGCGCGGTCGCGCGGGACGTCGTCACCAGTGGCCGCGATGCCGCCGTGGCCGTCCGCACAACGCTGACCCGTCCGGCGGGAGAGGTCCGATGA